The DNA segment AAGTCATGTTTCAGAAACTATCATACCATGAGTCCCCCAGTCTGGGGATCCTacctcctctgccctcctggtccctgccttctgctctggcTAATCTGGGCTCCTCAGCCTCCCATAAAAACCTCCTCATTCCTCAGGTCCAATCTGAAActggcctcctccaggaagccatccTGACCAGCCCAGTTCTTCCAAATCATCCCCTGGACCATACAACACTTAGAGTCTTTCCCCCGCAACTGAGCACTAAGTTATGTTTCTTGGTAACAACCACTGTTACCTTTAACCTCTATCAAGAACCAGAACCAAGTATTGTTGTTTGGCTGCCTTGACCCCTTTTGCCAAACAAACTACCTTATACCTTCCCTGTATTCTggagcacccagcacagagctgcaCCCAGCGGCAGGAGGTCCTCAGCAAATGGCTGATTGAGTGATGAGCATGTGCCTTTGTGATGCATCAAAGAGCAGGGTGGCTACAGTGAAAATTCAGCAGCTGTGACTTCTTGCTTCCTGCTTTAATCAACACCATGGGGTTGAAATGCtggacacacagtaggtgctaaatatatttttctggatTGATTAATCACTGGGGTGATGACTTGCCTAGGATCTTTTTTTGATGCTTTTGATGTTAAATGGGGGTTTTAGTGGAGAATCgtgttagaaaaacaaaacagcagataCAAAACCCAAACCAGCAGAGAGGCCGGCTCTTATTCTGTTTACACCCACTACACTCCTAGAAACAGATGTCGTCTCACACCTGAGGGTTTCTGATGAGGCGTCCACTCTTGTAAGTGACCTGCGCAGTCAGTAATCAAAGAGATGTTTTGCCCTCTTCAACATCAGTTCCCTGTATGTCAAGACTGATTTCCAGTTCTGAGTCCAGGACCAGCTGCTGATAAAGGCAAAATCAGCATCCACTGTGTCTATTTGAAGGGAAAATCACCAGGCTAATGGCAAAAGAAATTGCATTCATGTGTTGAGGAGCCAACCAGCCTCCAATTCCAGCTTGGCCATTTCCTGGATATGTGATTTCAGGAGATCACCTACCCTCTCCTGTGACCCGACTTTTGGGATTGGTCGCACTAATTCCACAGGTTGCGATGACTAACAAGATTTCATGGGTAGAATACTTGAGGCAATGCTTGCGATGTAGTAGCCACTGAGTAAACGAACGTGTTGTTGTGGCTatcattataaatgtaaataaggaGAGAGGTCCATCTCAGCCACAGTGGGCACTCCAGGCAGTCCTCTCGTGCCTCTCTAGGGCACAGTAGTGGCCTTTCGAGTACAAAGCCCCAGTCTATTGCACAAATAACAGGGGAATGAATGCTCTAGAACATTCCAGTCCACTTCCCTGTGCACCGCCAGTCCACTCCTTCACATTCGTCCTGATCCCAGAGCTTAGCTTGGGGCATCTCCGTCAGGACAGAGAGGGCTGCCTTTTAAAGCACATTCCACAGGGCAGATCCTGCGCTTTATGGAGAAATTTGGGATCAGGACAGAAGTTCCCACGTGCAATATCCAACAAATCCCACTTACCATGCGAGAGATCCTTGCCAACCATGGAACATATTCCTTCCATATGCCACAGAGCAAGCAGGGCATGGCATAACCCAGAACATATCGCAAACACCAGCAAGATctgtggagaaaagagaggagtTCCCTTACACAACACAAAGCAGATCCAGCATATGTCGCCAAGACCCTTGGGGGAACTGGGGCAGATGACAGGAACAACAGTGCTCCAGATGAAATGGAGCTCACGTCTAGGCCAGAGCAGATCCTTCATAGGCAGCTATGTCCAACTCCCAACAGCTCCCAGCAGGGCAGCGCCCCACTGCAGAGGAAGATCTGGGCTTCAGACTGTGGAAATCCTTATTTGCATTCAGGCTCTGGGGATGAAAGAAGGGTGGCCTGGAGGGAGGGTAGACAAGCCCTCTGTGATTCTAATTCGCACAGCTTTTCCCATTCTACTGACAAGCCAAGGCGGGACCCCGCCCCCAGCGAGCTGCTATCTAGTTTGAACCCTGGAGGAACTGTAACACTCTGGGACTGGCACCCTCACACAGAGGCCAAAGGTGGTCTTCTGTGTAGATGGGGCTACAACAAGGCTTCTCCCCTCTGATAAGGCCAGCAGGGAAACCGGGAGAATCCTCATACCTTCACCTAGAGATGCCACTGAGGAAGGATTTGTGGagtgtgtttttccttctttcatttgagGATCACTCAAAATGATCTCGAAGACATTATGAGTGCCTCAAATTGCCAGAACTTAACCGATCCTAGACCGTGCAAACCTTAGCTACACTTCCATGTTGCCCACAGGTACACTGTCGGGTATGGTGCTGCTGCAGAACGTAGCCCAGTGGATTCCCACATGTTCACACGTGGGGGGGTCCATGCGGATCATTTCAGAGGGTGGCTTCCTACAACACGAATGAACACGGACTCACCTTGCGCCTCTACTCTCTTTCTCTTGGCCTTGCGTTGCCTGAGGTGTCACCTGTTGTTACCTGTTacctaccttttaaaaaatcccaagtAATCCCCTTTTCTCCGCTTTCCTATCACAGCACTCTTCAATCACTGTTTATACACCATTTTAACAACTTAGCATTCAGGCCACATCTTCTCCTTCAGGTTTGTTGAGGACCCTTGCGGAGCTCTCCTTCCCCTAGGCCCCCACTACACCCCTCTGTCACTCTTTCTAAAAGACACACCACTTTTCCCAGCTGACCCCCTCATCCAGGGGGGAGTCCTACCAGCAGTGCTttgccctgtcccctcccctgtccccaggcTTCACACACCAAaactttattccattttttttctttttccggGAAATGCAGTTACTCTTACACCAATGTGCCATTTCCCTGGTGTCCTCATTCCCTGTCACTGACAGTCCTCCTGCTACCCTCagtagattattattatttattatttatcagcCGCCACACTGTACTCTGCTTCCTACAAgatattaaagaagacacaatcCCTGCACTGAGTTTACAGCCAAGGAGAGCAGAGGCCTGGATTCAGACATCACAGGAGTGAAGCGAGCGCAGGGAATTTGCGGACAGAGGGCTCCCGCTGCCCGGCGCCCCCAGAGGATGAGGGCGGGCCGGCAGAGCCCGCTCCAGGCCCGCTCCTCCCAGTTCCAGCCAAAGAGCCAGCAGCTCCCTACTTTACCAACACGCCCTCCCCAATTGCTACTCAGGCCTCAGGCCTCTGCAGCTCCGTCAGGGGGAGCGGAGGGTGCGCGGGTGAGGGGGGAGGTTGAAACCCACAAGCCCTTACCTTCAGGCTGGGAGTAGGGGCTATATTTCCTCTGAAATTCAAAACCAGACGAGGGGGAggtaggggaggaaggagaggtcaGGGAATAAAAAACAGAGCTGGCGAGTTACCAGGGAAGACTGGTGCTGAAATGGAATGTTCTGGCATAATGGAAAATCCCGCACTGGGGGTTGCCACGGGCCTCCAGCCAAACCCTTTCCTATTAGGGTTGACGTTAGGGTCTGTGTGGACAGCAAGTGTAGACAGAGAGGTGAAGGGGCTAAGAAAGTCAGTGTAGATCGTGGTGGCATGTGTgtacgtggggggggggggtgtcagtgTAGACATGCAAGGCTGGTGTGGCCTGAGTAGGGGCTGACTAAACAGAGAGGTCGGGTGGATTCCAGTGGGTCAGTGTAAACAGGAAAGTCCTCGTGCAATGGGGAGAGTCGAGTCTGGACAGACGAGAGGGTCGCTGGACAGGATGGGCGGGCTAGTCGCGGTTCTTCAGAGATTTGAACAATTCCTTCTTTCCGTGGCTGGAGTGTCCTAGGGAGGGCGGAAGCTGAAAGACGATTGGACTTTTCGTGCTCAAACTTTCCTGCCAGTTTCCTCAGGTGTTGAGAGCAGCCGGGGAGCTCCCTCGGCCGCGTCCGCCAACCCTGGGCAGGCGAGGCCGGGAGGCCGGGGCCGAGCAGCCGGGGCCACGCGCCGCGCATCCACCGGGCGCGGCCGCCGAGTCCGGCGAGCCGGGAGCCACCgcgggagggggggagggggacgggggcggcggacggacggacggacggacatACCCGCCGGTACTCCGGCCCGGGCCGGGCGCGCCGCTGCGGGTTATCCCTCGGGTCCGGGGAGCAGCTCCGGGTGCCCTGCCGGGGGcgccccgcctcccccaccctccacccccgcccACTCGGGCGCCAGTGATTGGCTCCGCCCGCCCCTGGCTGCGCGCCGAATCCCGCCTCCCTCGCAGCTAAAGAAGACGGTACCCGGAGCGGAGCGAGCCAGAAGGGAGCATGGTCCCCGCGCCGCGGCCGCGCCAgcccccgcgccgccgccgccgtcccCGCCGCCGCGGATCTAGCTGCAGCTCCAGCCCCGGCCCCGGCTCCGCAGCGCCCGCCCGCAGCCCCGGCGGCTGCCGCGCCTGAGCGCAGCCCCCGCCCGGAGCCCGAGCCCGGAGCAGCCCCAGCCCCGCGGCCCGCCGCGGCTGCGGGGAGAGGGCGGGGGCGATGCTgccggagccgccgccgccgccgccgcctcggtGAGAGCCGCGCCGCGCGTAGCCGCACAGGCTGACAGGCAGAAGGACTGACTTCCCTCTCCCGGGCATCCTCCCTGGGCTgccgggaggcggcggcggaggaggaggaggagaaggaaaggggggagAAGGCGGAGAGCAGGAACGCGAGGAGGTGGACCTGGATCCGTTTCTCCCGGCCAGGACCGGAGCGGCCCCAGCTACCGCTACCCGCCGGCGCCGTCCCCTATCCATCAGCCCTCCAGCGCCCACCCGCGACCCCCGGCTCTCTGGGCGTCGGGCCGGGGCCGGAGCGGCGCAGCCAGAGGTAAGAGCCAGGCTGGGGCGCCAAGGATGCGGCGCCGGGGACCCCGGGTCCTGGCGGCTgcgcggggccgggccgggcttGGGAGCGGGGCCCGAGAACCCGGAACGCTGGGCTCGGCTcccgcggcggccgcggcggcggcggtaGGAGCCTCCCGCGTCTGGACTCGCAAGGCTGCATGCAGGAGCCCTTGCGCCTGCGCTACTCCAGGgggaaaaaggggggaaaaacttCCTGCCCCCGGGTGTGTATGCACTGGGGTTGCCCGGAGCCAATGTCGCGATGGTCGGGGATGCTGGAGGCGAGTGTGGCCCCGGCCCCGGCACCCCCTGGCTGGGCCCGGCAGTGCGCGTTCCTTTCCAGGCCACCTCCGCGGAGCGGCCCAGGGCCCGCGCCGGACTGGGGGCCAGGAGGAGGCACCGAAGGGCTGGACCCCGGGGGCGGCCGCGCGCCCTGCCCTTTGGGGAGGCGCGCGCCTCTGTGCAGCGGGAAGAGGGGTTGGGGTTTTGCCCCTTCCTGTCCTCAGACCCCGCATTTGGGGACTGGGTCTCTTCACTCAATGCCAAGTAACTTTCGAGGTAGAGGAGCGTGTAAGTCATGAGGAGGGAACCCGCACAGACCTGGTTGTGACCCCCCCTTCCCTTAACACCTTTTGGGTGCCAGCGTGTTTGGGGGTGCGGAGAGGAGAGCCCATGGGGATGGTGAAGGGACGAGGATGTGGTGTTGGGTGGGGAGAGGTTGTTTATGTGTAGGATAGTGTGGACCCCGAGCTGTGCAATGTGGAAGTGTGGACGCGCGCCCCGACCCCGGCGGGGCTGCAGGGTGGCAGACGGCTCACGTCCGGGTCTCCGTGGCCTGGAGCGGGCGGAGAGCGCGAGGTTTTTCTGCGGTCGCGGCGCGGGTGCCGGCGCTGGGCAGCGCCGGCCCGGGGCCCACGGCCCCGAGGGAGGGGCGCGCTCGCCTGGGGGGCCGGGAGAGCGGAGCCAAGAGCCGGGGCAGGTCCCAGGCAGCTCCCGGGGCAGATCGGGGCTCCGTTAGCTGGACAAGGCGGGGACGCGCTGCCTGCGGGGGGCCAGCCGTCACGGACGAGGGGTGGGGGCAAAGCGCGAGTCTCGGATGCCTGGGTCCGCCAGCTGAGAAGCCAGTTGTTGTTCCTGGGCTCTGGAACCCAACGGCAGACAGGGTCAGTTGGCTGGTCCTCCCGCGGGTTCCTGGGGATGCTGATGGGTAAGGAGCCGCCGCCTTTGCCATCCCTGCCGCTCTGCAAACGCTCTCCTCCTGCCCTTCGGTGCTTGCGCCGCGGCGCGCCCCGGGCGAATCGTGGACGCAGGTATTTGTGTAGCATTAGGCGAGACCTCGGCGCTGGAGGGACCGGACCGTTGAGGACGCCGTGCTGCTGCCGCCCGCGAAACTTCCACTTCGTCAGTTCAGGGACAGTCAGGTTCCACTGATGCAGGCTTCAGCCTCTCATCAGCCGAGCTACGCTGGGCTACGCTGGGATTCGGACTCCTCCTGCAGTGACAGATCTGTCCTGGTT comes from the Zalophus californianus isolate mZalCal1 chromosome 8, mZalCal1.pri.v2, whole genome shotgun sequence genome and includes:
- the LOC118357286 gene encoding translation initiation factor IF-2-like; the protein is MTYTLLYLESYLALSEETQSPNAGSEDRKGQNPNPSSRCTEARASPKGRARGRPRGPALRCLLLAPSPARALGRSAEVAWKGTRTAGPSQGVPGPGPHSPPASPTIATLAPGNPSAYTPGGRKFFPPFSPWSSAGARAPACSLASPDAGGSYRRRRGRRGSRAQRSGFSGPAPKPGPAPRSRQDPGSPAPHPWRPSLALTSGCAAPAPARRPESRGSRVGAGGLMDRGRRRRVAVAGAAPVLAGRNGSRSTSSRSCSPPSPPFPSPPPPPPPPPGSPGRMPGRGKSVLLPVSLCGYARRGSHRGGGGGGGSGSIAPALSPQPRRAAGLGLLRARAPGGGCAQARQPPGLRAGAAEPGPGLELQLDPRRRGRRRRRGGWRGRGAGTMLPSGSLRSGYRLL